A single Sphingobacteriales bacterium DNA region contains:
- a CDS encoding nitrite/sulfite reductase, producing the protein MSIIITKNISPEAARDIFELQQKINAFQNGEMPEDKFKAFRLTRGVYGQRQLGVQMFRTKFPFGKITPKQLVRVAELSEQYASSNLHLTTRQNIQLHYVKVTDAPAIWAGLEDVGATGREACGNTVRNITASSRAGIDPDEPFDVAPYAQAAFEFFLRNPICQEMGRKVKIAFSSSDKDSAYTFLHDFGFIPRIADDERGFKVVVGGGLGAQAILAQTAYEFLHEDHVIPFMEAALRVFDRYGERTRRHKARMKYLIKDLGLDKFMELVEKERTANKAKEYRVDTAAVADGAPAHQNIAPPVEIKNRKRYEDWLKTNIFEQKQPGYFAVALKVTKGDIKPDQARKIAEIAEWYASEDMRITMNQGLLLKFVREGSLPYLFYELDRMGFANPGFDSIADVTTCPGTDTCNLGVTNSMTLGKVLEDVIQDEFYHLIFDSEIKIKISGCMNSCGQHMAANIGLHGSSIKVGELVAPAMQVVLGGGVDINGVGSVGDKIVKLPTKRTPEMLRILLNDYETNSSEGEYFNDYYRRQGKNYFYTLLKPLANADLYTDDDFIDYDGVEHFTPEIGVGECAGVMYDMVGHIIRDAETKQLDAAEQLKVNRYPEAIYYAYTGFVIAAKALLLSKDVECNTQIKILQDFDKTFVTDGTFRIENGFENMVLQINRYEPEKEFAESYVAQFHQFLKAVIAYREQKMSGDKLVVESNYKA; encoded by the coding sequence ATGAGCATCATTATTACCAAAAACATTTCACCGGAAGCAGCCAGAGATATCTTTGAGTTGCAGCAGAAAATCAACGCCTTTCAGAACGGAGAAATGCCGGAAGACAAATTCAAGGCATTCCGCCTGACACGAGGCGTTTACGGGCAGCGGCAGCTGGGTGTTCAAATGTTCCGGACCAAATTTCCCTTTGGAAAGATTACCCCAAAGCAACTCGTACGGGTAGCGGAACTATCCGAGCAATATGCCAGCAGCAACCTGCATTTGACTACACGTCAGAATATACAGCTGCACTACGTAAAAGTAACCGATGCACCGGCCATCTGGGCAGGGCTGGAAGATGTAGGCGCCACCGGCCGCGAAGCCTGCGGCAATACCGTACGGAATATCACGGCTTCCTCCAGGGCCGGTATCGATCCGGATGAACCGTTTGATGTCGCTCCCTATGCACAAGCCGCCTTTGAGTTTTTCCTCCGCAATCCGATTTGTCAGGAAATGGGCAGAAAAGTGAAAATCGCTTTTTCCTCTTCCGACAAAGATTCCGCCTATACCTTCCTCCACGATTTCGGGTTTATCCCGCGGATTGCTGACGATGAACGCGGCTTTAAAGTGGTCGTGGGCGGCGGACTGGGCGCACAGGCTATCCTGGCTCAAACCGCTTACGAGTTCTTACACGAAGACCATGTGATTCCGTTTATGGAAGCGGCCTTACGTGTCTTCGACCGCTACGGGGAACGTACCCGCCGCCACAAAGCCCGTATGAAATACCTGATTAAAGACCTGGGCCTGGATAAATTTATGGAGCTGGTGGAAAAGGAACGCACGGCGAATAAAGCAAAAGAATACCGGGTAGATACAGCCGCTGTCGCTGACGGAGCACCTGCACATCAGAATATTGCCCCACCGGTTGAAATTAAGAACCGGAAACGTTATGAGGACTGGTTAAAGACCAATATTTTTGAACAGAAACAACCCGGCTATTTTGCCGTCGCACTCAAAGTAACCAAAGGAGATATCAAACCGGACCAGGCGCGAAAAATAGCCGAGATAGCCGAATGGTATGCCTCTGAAGACATGCGTATCACCATGAATCAGGGATTGCTGCTAAAATTTGTGCGGGAGGGATCTTTGCCTTATCTCTTTTACGAATTAGACAGGATGGGATTTGCGAATCCCGGGTTTGATAGCATCGCCGATGTCACCACCTGTCCGGGCACAGACACCTGCAACCTGGGCGTCACCAACAGCATGACCTTAGGCAAAGTGCTGGAAGATGTGATTCAGGATGAATTCTACCACCTGATCTTTGATTCTGAAATTAAAATAAAAATAAGCGGCTGCATGAACTCCTGCGGCCAGCACATGGCGGCGAATATCGGCTTGCACGGCAGCTCCATCAAGGTGGGCGAACTGGTAGCACCTGCCATGCAGGTCGTACTGGGCGGAGGGGTGGATATCAATGGTGTTGGGTCTGTTGGGGATAAGATCGTAAAGCTTCCGACCAAACGAACTCCTGAAATGCTGCGCATCCTTTTGAATGATTATGAAACCAACAGCAGTGAAGGCGAGTACTTCAATGACTATTATCGCCGCCAGGGCAAAAATTATTTTTACACCCTGCTGAAGCCATTGGCAAATGCCGATTTGTATACCGACGATGATTTCATCGACTATGACGGTGTCGAACATTTCACCCCTGAAATAGGCGTGGGAGAATGCGCCGGTGTGATGTATGATATGGTAGGGCACATCATCCGAGATGCGGAAACCAAACAACTCGACGCGGCAGAGCAGTTGAAAGTAAACAGGTATCCCGAAGCCATTTATTATGCGTACACGGGTTTTGTAATTGCAGCCAAGGCCTTGCTGCTGAGCAAAGATGTGGAGTGCAATACACAAATAAAGATCTTGCAGGATTTTGATAAAACATTTGTCACAGACGGCACTTTCCGGATAGAAAACGGATTTGAAAACATGGTTCTTCAAATCAACCGATATGAGCCGGAAAAAGAATTTGCCGAGAGTTATGTCGCGCAGTTTCATCAGTTTCTGAAAGCGGTGATTGCCTACAGGGAACAGAAGATGAGCGGCGACAAGCTGGTGGTGGAGAGTAATTATAAGGCATAA
- a CDS encoding T9SS type A sorting domain-containing protein: MLIRCRNKLKRNLFSGFLTVCSFYLYNNLFAGTIPDSLITDWSKAGVQGAIEYPYRIISIMDVGGQNDSSGNNSTAFQNALTALNGNPGIICFPSGRFLFTNPINIPANIIFKGNSSDSTTLYFNLSGNNNCINVNGSVTGTKTPVLTGMSKGNKTLGVTNSAGFMVGDYIQIKQDGNTLTTSPWAYNSFYQMAKIAAISGNDITIESPLRLTFSASLNPMIIKVNPVQKTGIESLKLKRLDATTQQTSNISFTNAANCWIRGVESINSNYAHILLESSIHCSLEGNYLHDAFAYGGGGQGYGFVLQFGTSENLIYNNIAKHLRHAVLMQAATNGNVIAYNYTLDPFWTEGIFPANSAGDIVLHGNYNFTNLIEGNICQNIIIDNSHGNNGPYNTFFRNRAELYGIIMNTGAGDKMNFAGNEVTNTGFLLGNYSLTGSNFQFGNNIKGTITPFGTNSLPETTLFKAPFSSAIGIPNALNSGTNMAKTRWLSAGPKTVNAGIFYCRTDTNAVSTGIRKDQVIASLSVYPNPANGKCTVFFEVKDGQTTQLQLNDITGHVISRKELKTGNVHIVEWEQKSSGGIYILQIIQNNVLIAASKINLTAPD; the protein is encoded by the coding sequence ATGTTAATACGTTGCAGGAATAAATTAAAAAGGAATCTGTTTTCCGGATTTTTAACAGTTTGTAGTTTCTATCTTTATAATAATCTCTTTGCCGGCACCATTCCGGATAGTCTGATTACCGACTGGTCCAAAGCAGGCGTACAAGGCGCAATAGAATATCCGTACCGTATTATTTCTATCATGGATGTTGGCGGACAAAATGATTCTTCCGGCAATAACAGTACCGCTTTTCAAAATGCATTAACGGCATTGAACGGAAATCCGGGAATTATTTGTTTCCCGTCCGGCAGGTTTTTGTTTACAAACCCGATAAACATACCTGCAAATATCATATTTAAAGGAAACAGCAGTGACAGCACCACCTTATATTTTAATCTTTCCGGAAACAATAACTGTATTAATGTAAATGGCAGTGTAACCGGCACAAAGACACCGGTCTTAACAGGAATGTCAAAAGGAAACAAGACACTAGGCGTAACCAATTCAGCCGGTTTTATGGTTGGTGATTATATTCAAATTAAACAGGACGGAAACACGCTGACGACATCCCCCTGGGCTTATAATTCATTTTATCAGATGGCAAAGATTGCCGCCATCTCAGGAAATGACATCACGATCGAATCACCGCTTCGTTTAACATTCAGTGCCAGCCTGAATCCGATGATAATAAAAGTAAATCCGGTTCAAAAGACAGGTATAGAGAGTTTAAAATTAAAAAGACTGGATGCGACCACTCAACAGACAAGCAATATCAGTTTTACAAATGCAGCAAATTGCTGGATTAGAGGCGTGGAATCCATTAACTCAAACTATGCACATATTTTATTAGAAAGTTCGATACATTGCTCATTAGAAGGAAATTATCTGCACGATGCTTTCGCATACGGCGGCGGCGGACAGGGATATGGATTTGTTTTGCAGTTTGGAACCAGCGAAAATCTTATTTATAATAATATTGCCAAACATCTGCGTCATGCTGTTTTAATGCAGGCTGCCACAAACGGAAATGTTATAGCCTATAACTATACCTTAGATCCATTTTGGACGGAAGGCATCTTTCCAGCTAATTCCGCAGGAGATATTGTGTTGCATGGAAATTATAATTTTACCAATTTAATTGAAGGCAACATCTGCCAGAATATTATTATTGATAATTCTCACGGCAATAATGGTCCTTATAATACCTTTTTCAGGAACAGGGCCGAACTGTATGGCATTATTATGAATACAGGCGCAGGTGATAAGATGAACTTTGCCGGAAATGAGGTGACCAATACCGGTTTTTTATTGGGAAATTATTCATTAACAGGATCCAATTTCCAGTTTGGCAATAACATAAAAGGTACCATAACGCCTTTCGGAACAAACAGCCTTCCGGAAACGACACTGTTCAAAGCGCCTTTCAGTTCTGCTATAGGAATACCCAACGCATTGAATTCTGGCACCAACATGGCTAAAACAAGATGGTTAAGCGCCGGTCCAAAAACAGTAAATGCTGGTATCTTTTATTGCCGAACTGATACGAATGCCGTAAGTACCGGAATACGAAAAGACCAGGTAATTGCATCTTTAAGTGTTTATCCCAATCCGGCAAACGGAAAATGTACCGTTTTCTTCGAGGTAAAGGACGGCCAGACAACACAACTGCAGCTGAACGACATAACAGGACATGTTATTAGTAGAAAAGAACTGAAAACAGGCAATGTTCATATTGTAGAATGGGAACAAAAAAGCAGCGGAGGAATCTATATTTTGCAGATTATTCAGAATAACGTGCTCATTGCCGCTTCAAAAATAAATTTAACAGCCCCTGATTAA
- a CDS encoding SDR family NAD(P)-dependent oxidoreductase, whose product MNKIILITGATSGFGEASAHKFAQNGWDVIITGRRKERLATLETALRSSYRTDVLSLCFDVRNLNEVQQSISSLTGKWINLDVLLNNAGLAAGRGPIQEGVYEDWEQMIDTNIKGLLYMTREVVPLMIARSRGHIINVSSLAGWEAYGGGNVYCGTKHAVRAITRSARIDLVQHNIKVSVISPGAAETEFSLVRFKGDEQKANSVYEGYQPLKAEDVAESIYFMASQPPHVNIEEIFILPTAQATATITHKS is encoded by the coding sequence ATGAACAAGATTATCCTTATTACAGGTGCGACTTCCGGTTTTGGGGAAGCGTCTGCACATAAATTTGCTCAAAACGGGTGGGACGTAATCATTACCGGACGACGTAAAGAACGATTGGCAACCTTAGAAACGGCACTAAGGTCTTCTTATAGAACAGACGTACTGAGTTTATGTTTTGATGTCAGAAACTTAAACGAAGTACAGCAATCCATTTCATCCCTAACGGGTAAATGGATAAACCTAGATGTGCTTTTGAACAATGCCGGACTGGCAGCCGGCCGCGGCCCCATCCAGGAAGGTGTCTATGAAGACTGGGAGCAAATGATTGATACGAACATTAAAGGGTTGTTGTACATGACACGTGAGGTTGTCCCACTGATGATTGCCCGCTCCAGAGGGCATATTATCAATGTGTCATCACTTGCAGGATGGGAAGCCTATGGCGGCGGCAATGTCTATTGCGGCACCAAACATGCCGTGCGTGCCATCACCCGTAGCGCACGCATCGACCTCGTTCAGCACAATATAAAAGTATCGGTTATCAGTCCGGGTGCTGCAGAAACAGAGTTTTCGCTGGTGCGATTCAAAGGTGATGAACAAAAGGCAAATTCGGTTTATGAAGGTTATCAGCCATTAAAAGCGGAAGACGTAGCGGAAAGCATTTATTTTATGGCTTCACAGCCTCCACATGTGAATATCGAAGAAATTTTCATTCTGCCCACCGCACAGGCCACCGCCACCATTACACATAAAAGCTAA
- a CDS encoding nucleotide pyrophosphohydrolase → MTIQEAQQTVDKWINTTGIRYFSELTNMAVLTEEVGEVARIIARQYGEQSFKSSDMDKDLADELADVLFVLICIANQTGVDLTKALEKNMDKKTKRDADRHRNNEKLK, encoded by the coding sequence ATGACCATACAGGAAGCACAACAGACCGTTGATAAATGGATAAACACAACAGGAATACGCTATTTCAGTGAACTGACCAATATGGCTGTTCTGACGGAGGAAGTTGGTGAAGTGGCTAGAATAATCGCGCGGCAATATGGAGAGCAATCCTTTAAATCTTCCGACATGGATAAAGATTTGGCGGATGAACTTGCAGATGTTTTGTTTGTATTGATTTGTATTGCTAATCAAACGGGGGTGGATTTGACAAAAGCATTGGAAAAAAACATGGATAAGAAAACTAAAAGAGATGCTGACCGTCATCGGAATAATGAAAAATTAAAATAA
- a CDS encoding SRPBCC family protein: MKIVRGIFMSVVALLLVAVGSTFFMDENFRVSYKHTIDASPEVVYEQLVTLKNWENWSYWRGLDDKMVITYNDIPSGVGASYSWKSDKKEVGNGSFTIERTVLNEYVQSRLKFVGQNDGFSEYIIRSTDEGTELTSALNTKTVGIVEKLMARLLMKPMMLKAFKATDEKMNAYLKANPDAGSTGKTIDSVSTKVIDSVSAKIAQDCVVINK, encoded by the coding sequence ATGAAAATAGTAAGAGGGATTTTTATGTCGGTTGTCGCACTTTTGCTGGTAGCCGTTGGCAGCACGTTCTTTATGGATGAAAATTTCAGAGTCTCTTATAAACATACAATCGATGCTTCGCCGGAGGTGGTGTATGAGCAGTTAGTGACGCTGAAAAACTGGGAGAACTGGTCATACTGGAGGGGGTTGGATGATAAGATGGTCATTACATACAATGATATTCCTTCCGGTGTGGGTGCCAGTTATTCCTGGAAAAGCGATAAAAAAGAGGTGGGAAACGGCTCCTTTACCATTGAGCGAACGGTATTGAACGAGTATGTTCAGTCCCGGCTGAAATTTGTAGGTCAGAATGATGGGTTTTCTGAATACATTATCCGGTCGACAGATGAAGGAACTGAATTAACGAGTGCCCTGAATACTAAAACGGTAGGAATAGTTGAAAAACTAATGGCTCGGTTGCTGATGAAACCAATGATGTTAAAAGCATTTAAGGCAACGGATGAAAAAATGAATGCGTATCTTAAAGCAAATCCGGATGCTGGCAGTACCGGCAAAACCATTGATTCTGTTTCCACAAAAGTTATTGACTCTGTTTCTGCAAAAATTGCACAAGATTGCGTTGTTATAAATAAATAA
- a CDS encoding Hsp20/alpha crystallin family protein, with protein MTLIKRNSGVHNSFPALFDDFFAKDLFDFVPSKSFSTMAKSVPAVNILETEKEYKIEVAAPGLKKEDINVELENDLLTISSEVRKETEEKDKEGRYTRREFSFSAFKRSFTVDEDTVDTEKIEAKYEDGILNVHVPKKTVEAVEKKAKTISIS; from the coding sequence ATGACACTTATTAAAAGAAATTCAGGCGTTCACAACAGTTTTCCAGCATTGTTCGATGATTTTTTTGCTAAAGACCTGTTTGACTTTGTACCGTCCAAATCGTTCAGTACAATGGCAAAAAGTGTTCCGGCAGTAAACATCCTGGAAACGGAAAAAGAGTACAAAATTGAAGTAGCCGCACCGGGATTGAAGAAAGAAGACATCAACGTGGAACTGGAAAATGATTTATTAACCATCTCTTCAGAAGTAAGGAAAGAAACGGAAGAGAAAGACAAAGAGGGCAGATATACCCGAAGAGAATTCAGTTTCAGCGCTTTCAAAAGAAGTTTCACGGTGGATGAAGATACCGTTGACACGGAAAAGATTGAAGCGAAATACGAGGATGGGATCTTAAATGTCCACGTTCCTAAAAAGACGGTGGAAGCGGTAGAGAAAAAAGCCAAGACAATATCTATTTCGTAA
- a CDS encoding AMP-binding protein, which produces MVIKSPLEMLYQWTEQKPEKTFLRQPYNGEWIHYSWKKADDEIRRMAAYLRSLNLPPQSKIAIISKNCAHWIMSDLAIMMAGHVSVPLYPTIPGDLIRYCLEHCEAKVAFIGKLDDWSKQRSGLPDNVKGISYPLWTEEGYENWDDIMANTEPFKENFLQAPSDIMTIIYTSGTTGLPKGVVHSVHAISYAASWALTVLKDLNGEERFFSYLPLSHIAERALVEMGGLYCGATISFAESLDSFPANLKDTKPTVFLAVPRIWTKFQMGILSKMPQSRLNILLKIPILNGIIKKKIKEGLGLEHAKYLLTGAAPMPVVTMNWFEKLDFIICEAYAMTENCAYSHLTRKDNRRPGYVGTPLPNCLVRLSEEGEIQVKSDATMLGYYKEDEKTKETITEDGFLCTGDQGEIDEQGFLKITGRIKDIFKTDKGKYVAPAPIELELSKNTFIEQVCVVGANLPQTMALVVLSLDGKKEDNDTLIKSLEDTMQEVNQLLDKHEKLKKIVVMNEEWTVDNNLLTPTLKVKRNVLERHKTPHYEKWYKDANTVVWES; this is translated from the coding sequence ATGGTTATCAAGTCGCCTTTAGAAATGCTGTATCAGTGGACTGAGCAGAAACCGGAAAAAACTTTTTTACGTCAGCCGTATAACGGTGAATGGATTCATTACAGCTGGAAAAAAGCGGATGATGAAATACGCAGGATGGCGGCTTATTTGCGCAGCCTGAATCTGCCTCCTCAAAGCAAGATTGCCATCATATCCAAGAACTGCGCACACTGGATCATGAGCGACCTGGCTATCATGATGGCCGGCCATGTATCCGTGCCATTATACCCGACCATCCCGGGCGATTTGATACGATACTGTTTGGAGCACTGTGAAGCCAAAGTCGCATTTATCGGGAAACTGGATGACTGGAGCAAACAACGATCCGGATTACCGGATAACGTGAAAGGAATTTCCTATCCGCTCTGGACAGAAGAAGGATATGAAAACTGGGATGATATCATGGCAAATACGGAACCGTTTAAAGAGAACTTCCTGCAGGCACCATCCGACATTATGACCATCATTTACACTTCCGGTACCACAGGGTTACCCAAAGGGGTGGTACACAGTGTGCATGCTATTTCCTATGCAGCCAGTTGGGCGCTCACTGTTTTGAAGGACCTGAACGGAGAGGAGCGCTTTTTCTCCTACCTTCCATTGTCTCATATTGCAGAACGTGCTTTGGTGGAAATGGGGGGATTGTATTGTGGTGCGACCATTTCATTCGCCGAATCACTGGATTCTTTTCCTGCCAATTTAAAAGACACGAAACCTACGGTATTTCTTGCCGTACCGCGAATCTGGACAAAATTCCAAATGGGAATATTGTCAAAAATGCCTCAGTCCAGGTTAAATATACTGTTGAAAATTCCGATACTGAATGGCATTATCAAGAAGAAAATTAAAGAAGGGCTTGGCCTGGAACATGCCAAATATTTACTGACCGGTGCGGCTCCGATGCCCGTCGTAACCATGAATTGGTTTGAGAAGCTGGATTTCATTATCTGTGAGGCGTATGCCATGACAGAAAATTGCGCCTATTCTCATTTAACCAGAAAAGATAACAGAAGACCGGGTTATGTTGGTACGCCTCTGCCGAATTGTTTAGTCCGTTTATCGGAGGAAGGGGAAATACAGGTAAAAAGTGATGCAACCATGTTGGGGTATTATAAGGAAGACGAGAAAACGAAAGAGACGATTACCGAAGACGGTTTCCTGTGTACCGGTGATCAGGGTGAAATTGATGAACAGGGCTTTCTGAAAATAACGGGGCGTATCAAGGATATTTTCAAAACGGATAAAGGGAAATATGTGGCGCCGGCACCGATAGAACTGGAGCTATCCAAGAATACATTTATAGAACAGGTTTGTGTGGTGGGTGCGAATCTGCCCCAAACAATGGCGCTGGTCGTATTGTCACTGGACGGCAAAAAAGAGGATAATGATACCCTGATAAAGAGCCTGGAGGATACCATGCAGGAAGTGAACCAGCTCCTGGATAAACATGAAAAACTCAAAAAGATTGTTGTGATGAATGAAGAGTGGACGGTAGATAACAATCTCTTGACGCCTACATTGAAAGTAAAACGTAATGTGCTGGAAAGACATAAGACACCACATTACGAGAAATGGTATAAAGATGCCAATACGGTTGTTTGGGAATCCTAA
- a CDS encoding AMP-binding protein — MRLITPVEKFYQYEESKAHHTFLRQAHNSQWFHYSWKRVGNEVRRMTAYIRSLKLPPQSKIAILSENCAHWIMADLAIMMSGHVSVPLYPSISGDLVKYCLEHSESKILFVGKAPKWKNQKDSVPESVLKIHFPFWEMDDCENWDEIIQDKDPVTKNYIPKLTDLVTIIYTSGTTGLPKGVMHNFMAISSAPTYLLEEIKRLGLLTEQERFLSFLPLSHIAERMLVEMGGLYAGAPISIAESIEKMPENLRDTQPTVFLAVPLIWTRMQSKILHRLPQKRLDTLLQIPFLSDLIKKKIQENAGLASAKFIISGAAPIPVALINWYEKLGIDIYEAYGMSENCAYSHGNRPGVRKVGTVGISMPNSECRISAEGEILVKNDCTMVGYYKEPEKTAETITPDGYLRTGDMGEIDAEGYLKITGRIKELFKTDKGKYVAPAPIELELVKNQHIAQICVVGANLKQPMALVVLEEDIQLSKEEIETDLLQTLEEVNATLDNHERIARYVIMKEPWTVENDLITPTMKVKRNELEKRYADDFLKWQAQKEKKIIWV, encoded by the coding sequence ATGCGATTAATTACACCGGTAGAGAAATTCTATCAGTACGAAGAATCAAAAGCCCATCATACATTTCTGCGCCAGGCGCACAACAGCCAGTGGTTTCATTACAGCTGGAAACGTGTCGGAAATGAAGTGCGCAGGATGACGGCTTATATCCGGTCGCTGAAACTGCCCCCGCAAAGCAAGATTGCCATTCTTTCTGAAAACTGCGCCCATTGGATTATGGCGGATCTGGCTATTATGATGAGCGGACATGTCTCTGTGCCCTTATATCCAAGCATCTCCGGCGATCTGGTAAAGTATTGCCTCGAACACAGTGAAAGTAAAATCCTATTCGTCGGAAAAGCGCCGAAGTGGAAAAATCAGAAAGATAGTGTTCCGGAATCTGTGCTCAAGATTCATTTCCCTTTTTGGGAAATGGACGACTGTGAAAACTGGGATGAAATCATACAGGATAAAGATCCGGTTACCAAGAACTATATACCCAAGCTGACTGATTTGGTGACCATCATCTATACTTCCGGAACCACAGGCTTGCCCAAAGGGGTGATGCATAATTTTATGGCCATTTCTTCCGCGCCGACCTATTTGCTGGAAGAAATCAAACGGCTGGGATTGCTGACGGAACAGGAACGCTTCCTGTCCTTTCTGCCCTTGTCGCATATTGCGGAAAGAATGCTGGTGGAGATGGGCGGCCTGTATGCGGGTGCTCCGATTTCCATCGCGGAGTCGATAGAGAAAATGCCGGAAAATCTCCGTGATACACAACCGACGGTTTTTTTAGCAGTGCCCTTAATCTGGACGCGCATGCAGAGTAAAATCCTGCACCGCCTGCCGCAAAAGCGATTAGACACCCTGCTGCAGATTCCTTTCCTTTCGGATCTGATTAAAAAGAAGATACAGGAAAACGCAGGACTGGCTTCCGCTAAATTTATCATCAGTGGTGCCGCCCCTATTCCGGTTGCGCTGATTAACTGGTATGAAAAATTAGGCATTGATATCTATGAAGCTTATGGAATGAGCGAGAATTGTGCCTATTCCCATGGCAACCGCCCCGGCGTCCGCAAGGTCGGTACCGTCGGCATCTCGATGCCCAATTCGGAATGCCGGATTTCAGCAGAAGGCGAGATTTTGGTGAAGAATGACTGCACCATGGTGGGCTATTACAAGGAACCCGAAAAGACAGCAGAGACGATTACGCCGGACGGCTATCTCCGGACGGGGGATATGGGTGAGATAGATGCAGAAGGTTATCTGAAGATTACAGGACGTATCAAGGAATTATTTAAAACAGACAAAGGAAAATACGTCGCACCGGCACCGATTGAACTGGAGCTTGTCAAGAACCAGCACATTGCGCAGATTTGTGTGGTGGGAGCCAACCTGAAACAACCGATGGCGCTGGTCGTCTTGGAAGAGGACATACAACTTAGCAAAGAAGAGATTGAAACAGATTTGCTGCAGACCCTGGAAGAGGTGAATGCCACCCTGGACAATCATGAACGAATCGCCAGGTATGTCATCATGAAAGAGCCTTGGACGGTGGAGAATGATCTCATCACCCCGACCATGAAAGTGAAACGGAATGAACTGGAAAAACGATATGCAGACGACTTCTTGAAGTGGCAGGCGCAGAAAGAGAAGAAAATTATCTGGGTGTAA